One Fusarium falciforme chromosome 1, complete sequence genomic window carries:
- a CDS encoding DNA-binding-1 domain-containing protein, whose protein sequence is MTRSDEAAAFFHAVYSAVQEIPHGRVTTYGHIAMLVGTPQRPRQVGICLKHLPSNTDERFNHENVPWQRVINAKGMISPRSQPQGARTQATALEAEGVQVTTSALGELSVDFSEYGWFPETLPSEENENEHSE, encoded by the exons ATGACCCGCTCAGATGAagcagcagccttcttccaCGCTGTATACTCGGCCGTCCAAGAGATCCCTCACGGCAGAGTAACTACGTATGGCCACATTGCCATGCTAGTCGGCACTC CCCAGCGTCCTCGCCAGGTGGGCATCTGCCTAAAACATCTCCCCTCCAATACAGATGAGCGGTTCAACCACGAAAACGTCCCATGGCAAAGAGTCATTAACGCAAAGGGCATGATTTCTCCGAG ATCTCAACCCCAAGGTGCTCGCACACAAGCCACAGCTCTCGAGGCTGAAGGGGTACAAGTAACAACAAGCGCACTAGGAGAGCTCTCTGTAGACTTTTCCGAGTACGGATGGTTCCCAGAAACATTACCATCCGAGGAAAACGAAAATGAGCACAGCGAGTGA
- a CDS encoding PKS-ER domain-containing protein has protein sequence MSTDYEFQGWLGHSPDAVNGKMEWGPFEPKKWEEDDVDIQITHCGICGSDLHMLRSGWGETPYPCCVGHEIVGKAVRVGSNVKDIKVGDRVGVGAQARSCLRDDCPACSAGLTNYCKNGINTYGSIYPGDVGKSYGGYADYNRTDSRFVVKIPDGLASEDAAPMLCGGVTVYTPLRNNGCGPGKTVGIVGVGGLGHFGVLFAKALGADKVIGISRRASKRDEVLALGADEYIATEDDEDWATKHAQSIDLIISTVSSPKMPLTQYLSLLRYGGNFIQVGAPDGGELPPINAFTLIAGGFKVGGSAIGSPSDIKEMLQLAVDKKIKPWVEKRSLKDANQAVKDMEAGKARYRYVLVNEKHAEQ, from the exons ATGTCGACCGATTACGAGTTCCAGGGCTGGCTCGGCCACTCCCCCGACGCCGTCAACGGCAAGATGGAATGGGGTCCCTTTGAGCCCAAGAAgtgggaggaagacgacgtcGACATCCAAATCACCCACTGCGGTATCTGCGGTTCCGATCTCCATATGCTGCGATCCGGATGGGGAGAGACCCCTTATC CCTGCTGCGTCGGCCACGAGATTGTCGGCAAGGCCGTCCGCGTCGGCAGCAATGTTAAAGACATCAAAGTCGGAGATCGTGTCGGTGTGGGTGCTCAGGCACGAAGCTGTCTTCGGGATGACTGCCCCGCGTGTTCCGCGGGACTCACCAACTACTGCAAGAACGGCATCAACACTTACGGTTCCATCTACCCCGGTGACGTGGGAAAGTCGTATGGTGGATACGCCGACTATAACCGCACAGACTCGCGTTTTGTCGTAAAGATTCCTGATGGTCTTGCATCCGAGGACGCCGCTCCCATGCTTTGCGGCGGTGTCACCGTTTACACTCCTCTCCGCAACAACGGCTGCGGCCCCGGCAAGACAGTCGGAATTGTCGGTGTCGGCGGTCTCGGTCACTTCGGTGTCCTCTTCGCCAAGGCCCTCGGCGCAGACAAGGTCATCGGTATCTCTCGTCGGGCATCCAAGAGAGACGAGGTCCTAGCCCTTGGAGCCGATGAGTACATCGCCactgaagacgacgaggactgGGCAACAAAGCACGCCCAATCCATCGACCTCATCATTAGCACCGTCTCCAGCCCCAAGATGCCCCTCACCCAGTATCTGAGCCTCCTCCGCTACGGCGGCAACTTCATCCAGGTCGGAGCTCCCGACGGCGGCGAGCTTCCCCCCATCAACGCCTTCACCCTGATCGCTGGTGGTTTCAAGGTCGGCGGCAGCGCCATCGGATCCCCTAGCGATATTAAGGAGATGCTGCAGCTGGCCGTtgacaagaagatcaagccgTGGGTGGAGAAGCGATCGCTGAAGGATGCCAACCAGGCGGTCAAGGATATGGAGGCCGGCAAGGCTCGGTATCGATATGTCCTGGTTAACGAGAAGCACGCTGAGCAATAG